One window of the Mycobacterium sp. SVM_VP21 genome contains the following:
- a CDS encoding GTP-binding protein, producing MRTPVILVAGQYGTDAATKALQAKAGTVTVAYGLDGHVVVRETTSTTAVATTLALELAHGCVSCTLRNDLLVLLRRLHRRAGVERIVVQLPNWLEPQPICWAIRNVRVRVGPGYIDGPAGRDVVVAAVITCLDATAWLPQALGDDELDDGRTIAQVVVGQAESADALVVYAPDPTALAVLRRLAPLARITAGTARLEQAVTHLDDGARRGRADDPHAPLLAGQPPLRAEGPVELIEFHARRPFHPQRLHSALDALLDGVIRARGRLWLANRGERAIWLESAGGGLHTAAVGKWLAAMTAEEAARVSPERHAFADLIWDHRYGDRHTSVVILVCGARPEQIREALSAALLTDVELRSPHQWAGYPDPFGDHHQEPCDETPTATADISLYRSQEGDQR from the coding sequence ATGCGGACTCCGGTGATCCTGGTGGCCGGGCAGTACGGCACCGACGCAGCGACCAAAGCCTTGCAGGCCAAGGCGGGCACGGTGACCGTCGCCTACGGACTGGATGGTCACGTGGTGGTGCGGGAAACCACCAGCACGACAGCGGTTGCCACGACGTTGGCCCTGGAGTTGGCGCACGGCTGCGTGTCCTGCACGCTGCGCAACGACCTGCTGGTGCTGCTGCGCCGGCTGCATCGCCGGGCCGGCGTTGAGCGCATCGTCGTGCAGTTGCCCAATTGGCTGGAGCCGCAGCCCATCTGCTGGGCGATCCGCAACGTGCGAGTCCGCGTTGGACCGGGATACATCGACGGCCCAGCCGGCCGCGACGTGGTGGTCGCCGCGGTCATCACCTGTCTCGACGCCACGGCGTGGCTGCCGCAAGCGCTCGGTGACGACGAACTCGATGACGGCCGCACCATCGCCCAGGTGGTGGTCGGCCAGGCTGAATCCGCCGACGCCCTGGTGGTTTACGCCCCCGACCCGACGGCGTTGGCGGTACTGCGCCGGTTGGCTCCGCTGGCGCGCATCACCGCCGGCACCGCTCGCCTTGAACAGGCGGTGACCCACCTCGATGACGGCGCCCGCCGCGGTCGAGCCGATGATCCGCACGCCCCGCTGCTGGCTGGTCAACCGCCGTTGCGGGCCGAGGGCCCGGTTGAGCTGATCGAATTCCACGCCCGCCGACCGTTTCACCCGCAGCGTCTGCACTCGGCCCTCGATGCCCTGCTCGACGGCGTGATCCGGGCGCGCGGGCGGCTGTGGCTGGCCAACCGGGGCGAGCGAGCGATCTGGCTGGAGTCGGCGGGCGGCGGGTTGCATACCGCCGCGGTGGGCAAGTGGCTGGCCGCGATGACAGCCGAGGAGGCCGCCCGCGTGTCCCCGGAGCGACACGCGTTCGCGGATCTGATCTGGGACCACCGCTACGGAGACCGGCACACCTCGGTGGTGATCCTGGTCTGCGGCGCCCGCCCCGAGCAGATCCGCGAGGCCTTGTCGGCCGCACTGCTCACCGACGTCGAGTTGCGCAGCCCGCACCAGTGGGCCGGCTACCCCGACCCGTTCGGCGACCACCACCAAGAACCGTGCGACGAGACCCCCACGGCCACGGCAGATATTTCCCTGTACCGCTCCCAAGAAGGAGACCAACGATGA
- the rpmB gene encoding 50S ribosomal protein L28: MSARCQVTGRVPGFGNAVSHSHRRTRRRWSPNIQVRTYYLPSQDRRIRLRVSAKGIKVIDRDGIEAVVARLRREGERI, translated from the coding sequence TTGTCTGCACGCTGCCAAGTCACCGGCCGGGTGCCCGGATTCGGGAATGCGGTGTCGCACTCGCATCGCCGCACCCGGCGCCGCTGGTCGCCGAATATCCAGGTCCGGACCTACTATCTGCCGTCACAGGACCGCCGGATCCGGCTTCGGGTCAGCGCGAAGGGCATCAAGGTCATCGACCGTGACGGCATCGAGGCCGTGGTGGCCCGACTGCGGCGCGAAGGTGAGCGGATCTGA
- the rpmG gene encoding 50S ribosomal protein L33, whose translation MARTDIRPIVKLRSTAGTGYTYVTRKNRRNDPDRLVLRKYDPVVRRHVDFREER comes from the coding sequence ATGGCGCGCACCGACATCCGCCCCATCGTCAAACTGCGCTCCACGGCGGGCACCGGCTACACCTACGTCACCCGCAAGAACCGGCGCAACGATCCCGACCGCCTGGTGCTGCGTAAATACGACCCCGTCGTCCGTCGCCATGTCGACTTTCGCGAGGAGCGCTGA
- the rpsN gene encoding 30S ribosomal protein S14, with translation MAKKSKIVKNEQRRELVARYAERRAELKEIIRSTSSSPEQRWAAQRALARQPRDASPVRLRNRDSVDGRPRGHLRKFGLSRVRVRQLAHDGHLPGVRKASW, from the coding sequence GTGGCTAAGAAGTCCAAGATCGTCAAGAACGAGCAGCGCCGAGAGCTGGTGGCCCGCTACGCCGAACGGCGCGCTGAGCTCAAGGAGATCATTCGTTCGACGTCGAGCAGTCCGGAACAGCGATGGGCCGCCCAGCGCGCGTTGGCTCGCCAACCCCGTGATGCCAGCCCGGTCCGGCTGCGCAACCGCGACAGTGTCGACGGGCGTCCCCGCGGCCACCTGCGCAAATTCGGGCTGTCACGGGTGCGTGTGCGTCAGCTTGCGCACGACGGCCACCTGCCCGGCGTCCGGAAAGCGAGCTGGTAG
- the rpsR gene encoding 30S ribosomal protein S18: MAIKPKDSRRVSRSGARSAKPNLLAKLGLAVVDYKDTATLRVFISPRGKIRSRDVTGLSVRQQRQVATAIKNAREMALLPYPGPTVDG, encoded by the coding sequence ATGGCGATCAAACCCAAAGATTCGCGGCGTGTTTCGCGGAGCGGAGCCAGGTCCGCCAAGCCGAACCTGCTCGCCAAACTGGGCCTGGCGGTCGTCGACTACAAAGACACCGCCACGCTGCGCGTCTTCATCTCCCCGCGCGGCAAGATCCGCTCGCGTGACGTCACCGGACTCAGCGTGCGGCAACAGCGCCAGGTGGCCACAGCCATCAAGAACGCCCGGGAAATGGCACTCCTGCCGTATCCGGGGCCCACGGTCGACGGCTGA
- a CDS encoding RND family transporter encodes MTAPAGRPLIARLLYRFAMPIIVLWVGAAGALNLAVPQLETVITEHAKSFLPDDAASVQAIVKLGEHFGGAGTNNFVYLLLEGEEPLGPDAHRYYSTLLDRITADTAHVNSAMDLWSDPQFAAANESADGHAAYVLLNLSGNMGTALAMASTQAVRDIIANTEAPPGVTAHLTGPSAVVNDELVSINDSILLLLIACGALVGAILFWVYRSPITVAMPMLVAGAGLGVGRPVVALLGNHQIIGVSIFASALMAVMVLGAGIDYGIFLLGRYQEARRAGADPTAAYYAALRGVQHIIIASGLTIAGATACMTFTRLAIFSTSGLPCTIAVVITLAAALTLGPAVLAVGSRLGFFEPHKGRDQKSLRRWRRIATSVVRWPGPVLVGSLAVLSLALLILPTFHPSYNERIAQPSDSPANLGIAAADRHLPPNIMAPSVFLVESDHDMRNPSDMIALAKLANAVLAIPGVSNVQGITRPLGAPLQQGTLTSQAGYLGQRLTQMTDVLSQRADDLLILDGEVGRLQLTIAGIEQALHSGRAGSDEIDGSATELQSALSGVVTKMDSLRDATAPARTFIDSIPNCRDNEPCRAALTSLSLFEDLHRFDGLVDRLAGGTHAVAHTLPELSAQLDNVKDFAVQVHAATVPLRATLQTLVPQITEITTFTEELSQSFAGGDPNGAFFLPSQAFDNPLFKNAMPYFFSPDGTMTRMVVTPEMEGFSREAMDVSAKVIPTALQAIKGTSLAGSTVSLGGPGGTLLNIEAFAREDFITSAIAAFAFVFCVILILLRSLVAAIAVIGTVALSYLAALGLTAFVWQDLIGNPLHWSVAPVSFVFLVAVGADYNMLLVARFKEEIGAGIKTGIIRAMVNTGGVVTTAGLVFGFTMFAMLAGYAHNIAQTGTAVGLGLLLDTLLIRSLVIPAVATLAGRWFWWPIVVHDRPGVVSRRPWAPDTAGVPFPGRS; translated from the coding sequence ATGACCGCGCCGGCCGGCCGGCCCCTAATCGCACGGCTGCTCTACAGGTTCGCAATGCCCATCATCGTGCTGTGGGTGGGCGCCGCCGGCGCGCTCAATCTCGCCGTCCCGCAATTGGAAACGGTCATCACCGAGCACGCGAAGTCGTTTCTGCCCGACGATGCCGCGTCGGTGCAGGCCATCGTGAAGCTCGGCGAACACTTCGGCGGCGCCGGCACCAACAACTTCGTCTACCTCCTCCTCGAAGGCGAAGAACCCCTGGGCCCCGACGCCCACCGGTACTACTCGACATTGCTGGATCGGATCACTGCCGACACCGCACACGTCAACTCTGCAATGGACCTGTGGTCCGATCCCCAGTTCGCCGCGGCAAACGAGAGCGCCGACGGTCATGCCGCCTACGTCTTGCTCAACCTGAGCGGCAACATGGGCACCGCGCTGGCGATGGCCTCGACCCAGGCCGTTCGCGACATCATCGCCAACACCGAGGCCCCGCCGGGAGTCACCGCACACCTGACCGGGCCGTCAGCGGTGGTCAACGACGAACTCGTGTCGATTAACGACTCGATCCTGCTGCTGCTCATCGCCTGCGGTGCGCTCGTCGGCGCCATTCTGTTCTGGGTCTACCGCTCACCGATCACGGTGGCAATGCCGATGCTGGTCGCCGGAGCAGGGCTCGGCGTGGGACGACCGGTGGTCGCGCTGCTGGGCAACCACCAGATCATCGGCGTCTCCATCTTCGCCTCGGCATTGATGGCGGTCATGGTTCTGGGCGCGGGAATCGATTACGGCATCTTTCTTTTGGGCCGCTACCAGGAGGCACGCCGGGCCGGAGCGGACCCGACCGCCGCGTACTACGCGGCGCTGCGCGGTGTGCAACACATCATCATCGCCTCGGGCCTGACCATCGCCGGGGCGACCGCATGCATGACGTTCACCCGACTGGCGATCTTCAGCACCTCCGGGTTGCCGTGCACCATCGCGGTCGTCATCACCCTGGCCGCGGCACTGACGCTGGGGCCGGCCGTCCTCGCGGTCGGCAGCCGGTTGGGGTTCTTCGAGCCGCACAAAGGCCGCGATCAGAAGTCGCTGCGTCGCTGGCGTCGGATCGCCACCTCCGTGGTGCGTTGGCCAGGCCCGGTCCTGGTGGGTTCGCTGGCGGTGTTGAGCCTGGCTCTGTTGATCCTGCCGACGTTTCATCCCAGCTACAACGAACGCATCGCCCAGCCCAGTGACTCACCGGCCAACTTGGGCATCGCCGCGGCCGACCGCCACCTTCCGCCGAATATCATGGCTCCCAGCGTTTTTCTGGTTGAATCCGATCACGACATGCGCAATCCGTCGGACATGATCGCCCTGGCCAAGCTCGCCAACGCGGTACTGGCCATTCCCGGAGTCTCCAACGTTCAAGGCATCACCCGCCCGCTGGGCGCGCCGCTACAGCAGGGCACGCTGACTTCCCAGGCCGGCTACCTGGGGCAACGACTGACGCAGATGACCGATGTGCTCAGCCAACGAGCCGATGACCTGCTGATCCTCGACGGCGAGGTGGGACGACTCCAACTCACCATCGCCGGGATTGAGCAGGCCCTGCATAGCGGGCGCGCCGGCAGCGATGAGATCGACGGCAGCGCAACCGAACTCCAATCCGCACTGAGCGGCGTCGTGACGAAGATGGATTCGCTGCGCGACGCCACCGCACCCGCCCGCACGTTCATCGATTCCATCCCCAACTGCCGGGACAACGAACCCTGCCGGGCGGCACTCACCAGCTTATCTCTGTTCGAAGACCTTCATCGTTTCGACGGCCTGGTGGACCGGTTGGCCGGCGGAACCCACGCGGTCGCTCACACCCTGCCCGAACTGTCCGCACAACTCGACAACGTGAAGGACTTCGCGGTCCAGGTCCACGCCGCGACCGTACCGTTGCGCGCCACCCTGCAGACGTTGGTTCCCCAGATCACCGAAATCACCACGTTCACCGAGGAACTCAGCCAGAGCTTCGCGGGAGGCGATCCCAACGGCGCCTTCTTCCTGCCCAGCCAGGCTTTCGACAATCCGCTGTTCAAGAATGCGATGCCGTACTTCTTCTCCCCCGACGGGACGATGACTCGGATGGTTGTCACCCCCGAGATGGAGGGGTTCAGCCGCGAAGCGATGGATGTCAGCGCCAAGGTCATCCCGACCGCACTGCAGGCGATCAAAGGCACCTCGCTGGCCGGAAGCACGGTGAGCCTCGGCGGCCCCGGCGGCACCTTGCTCAATATCGAGGCCTTCGCGCGGGAAGACTTCATCACCAGTGCGATAGCCGCGTTCGCGTTCGTGTTCTGCGTGATCCTGATCCTGCTCCGCAGTCTGGTCGCAGCGATCGCGGTGATCGGGACCGTAGCCCTGTCCTATCTGGCGGCGCTGGGATTGACCGCCTTCGTCTGGCAGGACCTGATCGGCAACCCGCTGCACTGGTCGGTGGCCCCGGTCTCCTTCGTGTTTCTGGTCGCGGTGGGCGCCGACTACAACATGCTGCTGGTTGCGCGATTCAAGGAGGAGATCGGGGCCGGCATCAAGACTGGAATCATCCGCGCCATGGTCAACACCGGCGGGGTGGTCACCACCGCCGGATTGGTGTTCGGGTTCACCATGTTCGCCATGCTGGCCGGCTACGCACACAACATCGCCCAGACCGGCACTGCCGTCGGTCTGGGGCTGTTGCTGGACACGCTGCTCATCCGGTCCCTGGTCATTCCAGCCGTCGCGACCCTGGCCGGTCGCTGGTTCTGGTGGCCGATCGTGGTCCACGACCGACCCGGCGTCGTCAGCCGTCGACCGTGGGCCCCGGATACGGCAGGAGTGCCATTTCCCGGGCGTTCTTGA
- a CDS encoding MmpS family protein gives MRSAWVYLVAAATLCATGVFIAHLRLSEIPDPAVGHSPRPPAVGRLTEKVVEYRVDGPAGTPVFASYLDVDGSVRQVSTTLPWQTTLRTQRITVPTGVMAQTENEPLSCRVVIDGQVRDEQSSTSSAVACQEPVA, from the coding sequence ATGCGTTCCGCCTGGGTGTATCTGGTCGCCGCGGCAACGCTATGCGCCACTGGGGTGTTCATCGCCCATCTGAGGCTCAGCGAGATCCCCGACCCCGCGGTCGGCCACTCACCGCGCCCACCGGCGGTCGGCCGACTCACAGAGAAGGTCGTCGAATACCGGGTGGACGGTCCGGCAGGCACTCCGGTCTTCGCGTCCTATCTCGACGTCGACGGCTCGGTGCGCCAGGTATCGACGACCTTGCCCTGGCAGACCACCCTGCGCACCCAGCGCATCACCGTGCCCACCGGGGTGATGGCACAAACCGAGAACGAGCCGTTGTCCTGTCGCGTCGTCATCGACGGACAGGTCCGCGACGAGCAATCGTCCACGTCCTCGGCGGTGGCATGCCAGGAGCCGGTCGCATGA
- a CDS encoding TetR/AcrR family transcriptional regulator: MAARDRLINSAIALLQRKGVAGTGISELLAHSGIARRSVYLNFPGGKAELVANAARAAGRTTSDMIGRLLAEADAVTAVETFIAVWKDALTGSEFRAGCPIVAAALGRSEAPDAADVAGAVFADWERLLADRLEEADVAPETAEQLATTTIAAVEGAVIMSLAAKSAAPLQRTGRLLKELVAQHTRS, translated from the coding sequence ATGGCGGCGCGTGACCGGCTCATCAACAGTGCAATCGCACTACTGCAGCGCAAGGGTGTTGCGGGTACCGGGATTTCCGAACTGCTCGCCCATAGTGGGATCGCGCGCCGCTCGGTCTATCTCAACTTTCCTGGCGGCAAAGCCGAACTCGTCGCCAATGCGGCCAGAGCCGCGGGGCGGACCACCTCGGACATGATCGGGCGGTTGCTGGCCGAAGCGGACGCAGTGACGGCCGTCGAGACGTTCATTGCGGTGTGGAAGGACGCCTTGACCGGCAGCGAGTTTCGTGCGGGCTGTCCGATCGTCGCCGCAGCGTTGGGACGCTCCGAAGCGCCCGATGCCGCCGATGTCGCCGGCGCAGTGTTCGCCGACTGGGAACGCCTGCTGGCCGATCGGTTGGAAGAAGCCGACGTCGCGCCCGAGACCGCTGAACAGCTGGCCACCACCACCATCGCGGCGGTTGAAGGCGCGGTGATCATGTCGCTGGCTGCGAAATCGGCGGCGCCATTGCAGCGCACCGGACGGCTGCTGAAAGAGCTTGTCGCGCAGCACACCCGGTCTTAG
- a CDS encoding metalloregulator ArsR/SmtB family transcription factor, with amino-acid sequence MAKDEERPPEEISSGGRPDEPTQPQLASAASTFALLSSPARLHVMWLAAQDAYDVTTLARRAGVNVATMSQHLTKLRLAGLINARRDGRHHIYTVDDPHILTLLQQIFAHIAPDGSLAPDPPRT; translated from the coding sequence ATGGCTAAAGATGAAGAACGGCCGCCCGAAGAAATCAGTTCAGGTGGCCGGCCCGATGAACCGACCCAACCCCAACTAGCTTCCGCCGCGAGCACGTTCGCGCTGCTCAGCAGTCCGGCGCGCCTGCACGTGATGTGGCTGGCCGCCCAGGATGCCTACGACGTGACAACCCTGGCCCGGCGGGCCGGCGTCAATGTCGCCACCATGAGCCAGCACTTGACCAAGCTGCGGCTGGCCGGCCTGATCAACGCACGGCGCGACGGGCGTCACCACATCTACACCGTCGATGACCCGCACATCTTGACACTGCTCCAGCAGATCTTCGCCCACATCGCCCCGGACGGCAGCCTGGCACCCGACCCGCCACGAACGTGA
- a CDS encoding cation-translocating P-type ATPase — protein MASAGLQVAALPVREASRMLSGEATTATLTRRCWRGENRAWIEVRGLTESAELGQRVLDTLVAEPAVVSARLNRPLSRVVVELAVDGEQVSLNDLCRLITGVERGYRRSEGTAAQTSAAPPTVLPGDGLLLMARGLMVGVNAAGLAIAVAGRALRLPQAPITVDAVAALANYQPWLRQQLAERIGRGPADTVLSLISTGARIATLSPATLAVDLALQGVKAAESQAAAQAWIRHEPHLARHADQAQVHVSSRPVPLPEGAIDRHGRRAGYVQLFGAGLVGVLSRNVTTAATAAVVAGPKAMRTTTESFAATLSRSLVEQHSALPLRPEGVRRLDRVDSVLIDPRLLCTVNARHPLAAALLAEARASGAELVTLDVEALGELRPAFDELAPVDIAADDEQLDQALSAVLTERQRDGRTVTVLTSTGAQALAGADVGLGIMPDDEQTPPPWEADLLLADLAGAWRVLHAIPAARAAAQRGISLSTGASTLGALLMVPGVRAGRGRGGPGPVTAGAATGLLSGYLLARQVARTPAPRPAPSYEWHAMSLDEVRAILSAPGVACAAAELDAAPPHMAWQFIKAVRAELSDPLMPVLALSSVATAMLGSPVDAMMVSTVLIGNCMLAAAQQLQAENRLNRLLAQQTPPARTVEPGSDRYAEIVADRLIPGTVIEVRSNEVVPADARLIEASDLEVDESSLTGESLSVDKQTAAVLPGAELAERRCMLYAGTTVVAGTARAVVTAVGADTQARRAAELAAGDLPVVGLQHQLSQLMSRAFPASAGGGLMVGLLGMLRGGGLRLALGNAIAVAVAAVPEGMPLMATLAQHASAQRLTDSGALVRIPRSVEALGRVEVVCFDKTGTLSENRLRVTRVYPVSGHRHDDVLRCAANAAPAPEGDPHAHATDQAVTEAAAGISDGGAPLWTTPDAHLPFRSGRAFSASVLGRELMIKGAPEVVLAACTGLGPDSDAPVAELAGGGLRVIAVAQRRLTAAQVKSLADDPDALARLCQTGVMLTGFLGISDTPRAEAPQLLAALADRGVGIRLITGDHPVTATAIAAELGVPVAADQVITGAQWNALSRKDQERAVGERVIFARMSPENKVQVVQTLERSGRVCAMVGDGANDAAAIRAASVGLGVVARGSDSAHLTADIVLTDGRIGALVDAIDEGQRLWRGVQLAVTGLLGGNVGEVIFGVIGTALSGTSPLNNRQLLLMNMLTDALPATAVAVSTPAGSSHRVVHGIDERSLMRAVAVRGAITGAAASVAWGMARLSVVPGARQRAATVALITLVTTELAQTLVDSHAPLVLLTAAGSFAAFAAMISLPGISQLLGCVPVGPLGWSKALGASGAAVLAIAAAPHVLPAGRGESAEASAATESGPMATVAVLRPVGDEGSSAASVGGSTVRVSRTN, from the coding sequence ATCGCCTCGGCCGGACTGCAGGTCGCCGCGCTGCCAGTTCGGGAAGCCAGCCGGATGCTGTCCGGCGAAGCCACCACGGCGACGCTGACCCGCAGGTGCTGGCGCGGGGAGAACCGCGCCTGGATCGAGGTCCGCGGCCTGACTGAATCCGCCGAACTGGGGCAGCGGGTGCTCGACACGCTGGTCGCCGAACCCGCCGTGGTGTCGGCGCGACTGAACCGCCCGCTGTCTCGAGTCGTGGTGGAACTCGCGGTCGATGGTGAGCAGGTATCACTGAATGACCTGTGCCGCCTGATTACCGGGGTCGAACGCGGCTACCGCCGGTCCGAAGGCACGGCAGCTCAGACCAGTGCCGCACCGCCTACGGTCCTGCCCGGCGACGGGTTGCTGCTGATGGCCCGGGGCCTGATGGTCGGCGTCAACGCCGCCGGGCTGGCCATCGCGGTCGCCGGGCGCGCGCTGCGGCTGCCGCAGGCGCCGATCACCGTCGACGCCGTCGCGGCGCTGGCGAACTACCAGCCGTGGCTGCGCCAGCAACTGGCCGAGCGAATCGGCCGGGGTCCGGCCGACACGGTGCTGTCGCTGATCTCCACCGGGGCGCGCATCGCCACCTTGTCGCCGGCCACGCTGGCAGTGGACTTGGCGTTGCAAGGCGTCAAGGCCGCCGAATCGCAGGCCGCGGCGCAGGCCTGGATCCGCCACGAGCCGCACCTGGCCCGGCACGCCGACCAGGCGCAGGTACACGTGTCGTCGCGGCCGGTGCCCCTGCCGGAGGGGGCGATCGACCGGCACGGACGGCGAGCGGGCTACGTCCAGCTGTTCGGGGCCGGCCTGGTGGGCGTGCTGTCCCGCAATGTCACCACAGCCGCCACCGCGGCCGTGGTCGCCGGCCCGAAAGCCATGCGCACCACGACCGAATCCTTCGCGGCCACCCTGAGTCGGTCGTTGGTCGAACAGCACTCGGCGCTGCCGTTGCGCCCGGAGGGGGTGCGCCGACTCGATCGCGTCGACTCCGTCCTCATCGATCCGCGGCTGCTCTGCACCGTGAACGCACGCCACCCACTGGCCGCGGCGCTGCTGGCCGAGGCGCGGGCGTCCGGCGCCGAACTGGTCACCCTCGACGTGGAGGCCCTCGGGGAACTGCGTCCCGCCTTCGACGAACTGGCGCCGGTCGACATCGCCGCCGACGACGAACAACTCGACCAGGCGCTGTCCGCTGTGTTGACCGAACGTCAGCGAGACGGCCGCACCGTTACGGTGCTGACGTCGACCGGCGCGCAGGCACTGGCCGGCGCCGACGTGGGCCTGGGGATCATGCCCGACGATGAGCAGACGCCGCCGCCGTGGGAAGCGGATCTTCTGCTGGCAGACCTGGCCGGCGCCTGGCGGGTGCTGCACGCGATACCGGCGGCGCGCGCGGCCGCTCAGCGCGGCATCTCGCTGTCCACCGGCGCCTCGACACTCGGTGCACTGCTGATGGTTCCCGGCGTGCGCGCCGGCCGAGGCAGAGGAGGTCCCGGGCCGGTCACCGCCGGGGCAGCCACCGGGCTGCTCTCGGGATACCTGCTGGCTCGCCAGGTCGCTCGGACGCCGGCGCCGCGACCCGCACCTTCTTACGAGTGGCATGCGATGTCGCTCGACGAGGTCCGCGCGATCTTGTCGGCCCCCGGCGTCGCCTGCGCCGCTGCCGAACTCGACGCCGCGCCGCCGCACATGGCCTGGCAGTTCATCAAGGCGGTGCGCGCCGAATTGTCGGATCCGCTGATGCCGGTGCTGGCGCTTAGCTCGGTGGCGACCGCAATGCTGGGCTCGCCGGTAGACGCGATGATGGTCAGCACGGTGCTGATCGGCAACTGCATGCTCGCGGCAGCCCAGCAACTGCAGGCCGAGAACCGGCTGAACCGGCTGCTGGCCCAACAGACCCCACCGGCCCGCACCGTCGAGCCGGGCAGCGACCGCTACGCCGAGATCGTCGCGGACCGCCTGATCCCCGGCACCGTGATCGAGGTCCGCAGCAACGAGGTCGTACCCGCCGACGCGCGGTTGATCGAGGCCAGCGATCTCGAGGTCGACGAATCCTCGCTCACCGGCGAATCACTGTCGGTGGACAAGCAGACCGCGGCCGTGCTGCCCGGTGCTGAACTCGCCGAACGGCGCTGCATGCTCTACGCCGGCACGACGGTTGTCGCCGGCACCGCGCGGGCGGTGGTGACCGCCGTCGGCGCCGACACCCAGGCCCGTCGTGCCGCCGAACTGGCCGCCGGGGATCTGCCGGTGGTCGGCCTGCAGCATCAGCTCAGTCAGCTGATGAGCCGCGCGTTCCCGGCCAGCGCCGGCGGCGGCCTGATGGTCGGCCTGCTGGGGATGCTGCGCGGCGGTGGGTTGCGGCTGGCGCTGGGCAACGCGATCGCGGTCGCCGTCGCCGCGGTGCCCGAGGGTATGCCGCTGATGGCGACCCTGGCCCAACACGCCTCGGCCCAACGCTTGACCGATTCCGGTGCGCTGGTGCGCATTCCCCGCTCGGTCGAGGCGCTGGGCCGCGTCGAGGTGGTCTGCTTCGACAAGACCGGAACGCTGAGCGAGAACCGGCTGAGGGTCACCCGGGTGTACCCGGTCTCCGGCCACAGGCACGACGACGTGCTGCGCTGCGCGGCCAACGCCGCGCCCGCACCCGAGGGCGACCCGCACGCGCATGCCACCGACCAGGCCGTCACCGAGGCCGCCGCCGGGATATCCGACGGCGGGGCACCCCTGTGGACCACCCCGGACGCGCACCTGCCGTTCCGCTCCGGCCGGGCATTCTCGGCATCGGTGTTGGGCAGGGAGCTGATGATCAAGGGGGCTCCGGAAGTGGTGCTGGCCGCCTGCACCGGCCTCGGTCCGGACAGCGACGCGCCCGTCGCCGAACTCGCGGGCGGCGGGTTGCGAGTGATCGCGGTGGCGCAGCGTCGGCTCACGGCCGCACAGGTGAAGTCTTTGGCCGACGACCCGGACGCCCTCGCCAGGCTGTGCCAGACCGGGGTGATGCTCACCGGCTTTCTCGGCATCTCCGACACCCCACGCGCCGAAGCGCCGCAACTGCTCGCCGCCCTCGCGGACCGGGGCGTCGGGATCCGGCTGATCACCGGTGATCACCCCGTCACCGCCACCGCGATCGCCGCGGAACTGGGGGTACCGGTCGCCGCCGATCAGGTCATCACCGGAGCCCAGTGGAACGCGCTGTCGCGCAAGGATCAAGAACGCGCGGTCGGAGAGCGGGTGATCTTCGCCCGGATGTCGCCGGAGAACAAGGTGCAGGTCGTGCAGACCCTCGAACGCAGCGGACGGGTCTGCGCCATGGTCGGCGACGGTGCCAACGATGCGGCGGCGATCCGCGCCGCCAGCGTGGGCCTCGGTGTGGTCGCGCGCGGCAGCGACTCGGCGCACCTCACCGCGGACATCGTGTTGACCGACGGGCGCATCGGTGCCCTGGTGGATGCCATCGATGAGGGCCAGCGACTGTGGCGCGGCGTGCAGTTGGCGGTGACCGGCTTGCTCGGCGGCAACGTCGGCGAGGTGATCTTCGGAGTCATCGGCACCGCGCTGTCGGGAACCTCGCCGCTGAACAATCGCCAGCTGCTGCTGATGAACATGCTGACCGACGCGCTGCCGGCCACCGCGGTCGCGGTCAGCACCCCCGCGGGCTCCTCACACCGGGTGGTGCACGGCATCGACGAACGCAGCCTGATGCGCGCCGTCGCGGTCCGCGGGGCGATCACAGGCGCCGCGGCCAGCGTAGCCTGGGGGATGGCTCGCCTTTCTGTTGTACCGGGCGCCCGCCAGCGCGCCGCCACCGTCGCATTGATCACCCTGGTCACCACCGAGCTGGCCCAGACCCTGGTCGACTCCCACGCACCGTTGGTGTTGCTCACCGCAGCCGGTTCGTTCGCGGCGTTCGCGGCGATGATCAGCCTGCCCGGAATCAGTCAGCTGCTGGGTTGTGTCCCAGTGGGGCCGCTGGGCTGGTCGAAGGCCCTGGGCGCCAGCGGCGCCGCAGTCCTGGCGATCGCCGCGGCGCCGCACGTGTTGCCGGCCGGGCGGGGAGAGTCGGCGGAGGCCAGCGCCGCGACCGAGTCCGGCCCGATGGCCACCGTGGCTGTACTCCGGCCGGTAGGCGACGAGGGCTCCTCGGCCGCGAGCGTCGGTGGGTCTACCGTGAGGGTCAGCCGTACCAACTGA